One segment of Streptomyces sp. YIM 121038 DNA contains the following:
- a CDS encoding NUDIX hydrolase — MTIKDTAEEWRITATATPFVGNKTSVRTDDVVMPDGSVSRRDYQVHPGSVAVLALDESGRVVLVRQYRHPVRHKLWEIPAGLLDVPGENPLHAAQRELYEEAHIKAEDWRVLTDVYTTPGGCDEAVRVFLARDLSEAEGERFEVEEEEADMEIARVPLDDLVRGVLAGELHNNCLVVGVMSLTAALRGEGLDALRPADAPWPARPFQA, encoded by the coding sequence ATGACGATCAAGGACACCGCGGAGGAGTGGCGGATCACGGCGACGGCCACGCCGTTCGTCGGGAACAAGACCTCCGTGCGCACCGACGACGTCGTCATGCCCGACGGATCGGTCTCCCGTCGCGACTACCAGGTCCACCCCGGTTCCGTCGCCGTCCTGGCCCTCGACGAGTCCGGCCGCGTCGTCCTGGTGCGCCAGTACCGCCACCCGGTGCGCCACAAGCTCTGGGAGATCCCCGCGGGCCTCCTCGACGTGCCCGGCGAGAACCCGCTGCACGCCGCCCAGCGCGAGCTCTACGAGGAAGCGCACATCAAGGCCGAGGACTGGCGGGTCCTCACCGACGTCTACACCACGCCCGGCGGCTGCGACGAGGCCGTGCGCGTCTTCCTCGCCCGCGATCTGTCCGAGGCCGAGGGCGAGCGCTTCGAGGTCGAGGAGGAGGAAGCCGACATGGAGATCGCGCGCGTCCCCCTCGACGACCTCGTGCGCGGCGTCCTGGCCGGTGAGCTGCACAACAACTGCCTGGTCGTGGGCGTCATGTCGCTTACAGCCGCGCTGCGCGGCGAGGGCCTGGACGCGCTGCGCCCGGCCGACGCGCCGTGGCCCGCGCGGCCCTTCCAGGCGTAG
- a CDS encoding CTP synthase, with the protein MPPTSTTTKHIFVTGGVASSLGKGLTASSLGALLKARGLRVTMQKLDPYLNVDPGTMNPFQHGEVFVTNDGAETDLDIGHYERFLDVDLDGSANVTTGQVYSQVIAKERRGEYLGDTVQVIPHITNEIKHRIRRMATDDVDVVITEVGGTVGDIESLPFLETVRQVRHEVGRDNVFVVHISLLPYIGPSGELKTKPTQHSVAALRNIGIQPDAIVLRADRDVPTAIKRKISLMCDVDEAAVVAAIDAKSIYDIPKVLHTEGLDAYVVRKLDLPFRDVDWSTWDDLLDRVHNPDHEVTVALVGKYIDLPDAYLSITEAMRAGGFANRARVKVKWVTSDDCKTPAGAKKQLGDVDAVLIPGGFGDRGVSGKVGAIQYARENKIPLLGICLGLQCIVIEAARNLADIPDANSTEFDAATAHPVISTMAEQLDIVAGEGDMGGTMRLGMYPAKLAEGSIVREVYDGKEYVEERHRHRYEVNNAYRADLEKNAGIQFSGTSPDGKLVEYVEYPREVHPYLVATQAHPELRSRPTRPHPLFAGLVKAAVERKTGK; encoded by the coding sequence ATGCCACCCACATCCACGACGACCAAGCACATCTTCGTCACCGGGGGCGTCGCCTCCTCGCTCGGCAAGGGCCTGACGGCCTCGAGCCTGGGTGCGCTCCTCAAGGCCCGGGGCCTTCGGGTCACGATGCAGAAGCTCGACCCGTATCTGAACGTGGACCCGGGCACGATGAACCCCTTCCAGCACGGCGAGGTGTTCGTCACCAACGACGGCGCCGAGACCGACCTGGACATCGGGCACTACGAGCGCTTCCTGGACGTCGACCTCGACGGCTCGGCCAACGTCACCACCGGCCAGGTCTACTCGCAGGTCATCGCCAAGGAGCGGCGCGGCGAGTACCTCGGTGACACCGTGCAGGTCATCCCGCACATCACCAACGAGATCAAGCACCGCATCCGCCGCATGGCCACCGACGACGTCGACGTCGTCATCACGGAGGTCGGCGGCACGGTCGGCGACATCGAGTCGCTGCCCTTCCTGGAGACCGTCCGCCAGGTCCGCCACGAGGTCGGCCGCGACAACGTCTTCGTCGTGCACATCTCGCTGCTGCCCTACATCGGCCCCTCCGGCGAGCTGAAGACCAAGCCGACCCAGCACTCGGTCGCCGCCCTGCGCAACATCGGCATCCAGCCGGACGCGATCGTGCTGCGCGCCGACCGCGACGTGCCGACCGCCATCAAGCGCAAGATCTCGCTGATGTGCGACGTCGACGAGGCCGCCGTCGTGGCCGCGATCGACGCCAAGTCGATCTACGACATCCCGAAGGTCCTGCACACCGAGGGCCTGGACGCCTACGTCGTGCGCAAGCTCGACCTGCCGTTCCGCGACGTGGACTGGTCGACCTGGGACGACCTGCTCGACCGCGTCCACAACCCCGACCACGAGGTCACGGTCGCGCTCGTCGGCAAGTACATCGACCTGCCCGACGCCTACCTCTCCATCACCGAGGCGATGCGCGCCGGCGGCTTCGCCAACCGGGCGCGCGTCAAGGTCAAGTGGGTCACCTCGGACGACTGCAAGACCCCGGCGGGCGCCAAGAAGCAGCTCGGCGACGTCGACGCGGTCCTGATCCCCGGCGGCTTCGGCGACCGCGGCGTCTCCGGCAAGGTCGGCGCCATCCAGTACGCCCGCGAGAACAAGATCCCGCTGCTCGGCATCTGTCTGGGCCTGCAGTGCATCGTGATCGAGGCCGCCCGCAACCTCGCGGACATCCCGGACGCCAACTCCACCGAGTTCGACGCCGCCACCGCCCACCCGGTCATCTCCACGATGGCCGAGCAGCTCGACATCGTCGCCGGTGAGGGCGACATGGGCGGCACGATGCGCCTGGGCATGTACCCGGCCAAGCTCGCCGAGGGCTCCATCGTGCGCGAGGTGTACGACGGCAAGGAGTACGTCGAGGAGCGCCACCGCCACCGCTACGAGGTGAACAACGCCTACCGCGCGGACCTGGAGAAGAACGCGGGCATCCAGTTCTCCGGCACCTCGCCGGACGGCAAGCTCGTCGAGTACGTCGAGTACCCGCGCGAGGTCCACCCGTACCTGGTCGCCACCCAGGCGCACCCGGAGCTGCGCTCGCGCCCGACGCGTCCGCACCCGCTGTTCGCGGGCCTGGTCAAGGCCGCGGTGGAGCGCAAGACGGGCAAGTAG